The proteins below are encoded in one region of Myxococcales bacterium:
- a CDS encoding cbb3-type cytochrome c oxidase subunit I — protein MNATNANTDRPVTLSFFRWLLQRDTAWSALDCFGRGYLAIAALAFFQVIALRVPALFHLQGRQTVLALQASDMILVFLFIIPTLFQLSSTFILKSHLDETSFAMPKIAIASFFLYLGGTVSVLTSVALQKPTELSRSWLLQTSYDSALSGAETPWLLIGIALIAVSLLLSAINVVSTIYAWQRKSTPSKRDLPASLWSLYAHSLAISIASPVLVLTMLLTLAERSNSISLFRASAGEIPFLFYICFGFRRILCSSLRFCQLLDSHLKS, from the coding sequence ATGAACGCGACGAACGCTAACACAGATAGACCTGTCACTCTTTCTTTTTTTCGTTGGCTGCTTCAACGCGACACAGCATGGTCGGCACTAGACTGTTTCGGTCGCGGTTATTTAGCCATTGCTGCTTTGGCCTTTTTTCAAGTGATCGCGTTGCGGGTTCCGGCGCTTTTTCATCTACAAGGCAGGCAAACAGTCCTAGCACTGCAAGCGTCGGACATGATTCTAGTCTTTCTGTTTATCATTCCAACGCTCTTTCAACTAAGCAGCACCTTCATTCTCAAATCGCACCTTGATGAAACAAGCTTTGCTATGCCTAAAATTGCAATCGCTAGTTTTTTTCTCTACCTCGGCGGAACAGTTTCGGTCCTGACGAGTGTGGCATTGCAAAAGCCGACAGAGCTTAGCAGAAGCTGGCTCCTGCAAACGAGCTATGATTCGGCCTTAAGTGGAGCTGAAACGCCTTGGTTGTTGATTGGCATCGCCTTGATTGCCGTTTCACTGCTCTTATCTGCAATCAATGTCGTCTCGACGATCTACGCTTGGCAACGCAAGTCCACGCCTAGCAAACGAGACCTGCCAGCCTCGCTTTGGTCACTCTACGCCCATAGCCTTGCGATTTCCATCGCCTCTCCGGTGCTTGTGCTCACCATGCTCCTTACTCTCGCGGAGCGCAGCAACAGCATTTCCTTGTTTCGCGCCAGCGCTGGGGAGATCCCTTTTCTTTTTTACATTTGTTTTGGTTTTCGGCGCATCCTTTGC